The Candidatus Poribacteria bacterium genome includes the window GACGCACGCATAAAACTAAAAAGACTATATCCTAAAACTCAACATTGAAAGACTACTAGCCTTGTTAAAGTCTAACCGAATCCCGGAAACTCAGGCAATCCTAGATATCGCGAAAAAATCCCAACAAAATAAGGAACCTTGGTTAACGCATTTTTTGAAGGGTTGTGCCTATCTTGAAGCAGGTAAGATTGAACTCACCCAAGAACAGTTTGACCTCGCTCATCAAGAAGCATCCCGAGTAGGAAGAAGAAATGTCGATTCCCTTCTTATAGCAAAAGCACTTGTAGCTTATAAATCTGGGAATGTGCCTGAAGCATTGAAATTTCTTGAGGAAGCGCGAAGACTTAACCCAAATAGAGCTTCAACCAGCGAACGTATACGGAAATGGCAGCAAAGCGAAGCATAAATCTACTTTGAAATTCTTTTTCGCTGAAAAAAGAGAGAACAATGTTATAGTGAATTTTACAGAAAAACTGAAAACGTATCAGACATAAAGTTTTCCCTAAATCAACATTCAATTTCACCTAAACAAGCATAAGGGTAAAAATAATGATTAATCGACTATTCCCAGAAAATCCAAACGAAGTAGAAGAAATTTCGATCCAAGATGGGAAACTACGTCTCTACCCTCATCTTTTCTGCCCAGAAGAGAGTGAGAGGTTCCTTCCTCAACTAAAAGATAATGTCAATTGGCGACAAGAGGAAATTAAATTATATGGCAGATCAATCCCGTTACCCCGCTTAACTGCATGGTTTGGCGATGAAGGAAAAACCTATATGTATTCAGGCATAACCGTTGAACCTGAACCGTGGACACCAACATTATTAGAAATCAAAAGCAGGATCGAGGAGGTTTCACATGTAACATTCAACAGCGTTTTACTCAACTACTACCGAAACGAACGCGATAGCGTCTCTTGGCATAGCGATGATGAACCGGAATTGGGGAAAAACCCGATCATTGGTTCAGTCAGTTTTGGTGATGTCAGGACATTTCAACTAAAACACAAAACAGATAAATCACTAACAATCAGCAGAGACTTACCAGATGGTAGTTATTTTGAAATGGCAGGGAGTACTCAACATCATTGGTTACACCAAATACCAAAACGAACTCGGAAAATAGGTCCGAGAATAAATTTAACTTTCAGAATTATCCAAAGGACATAATGAGAGCTAAAAATAATTTTTTTCGAGACGAAGTCTTTTCTGCGATCTGTTCGGAATATCCCACATTGCTTAACACAATCTACCTAACAAATGATGCCCAAACTATCGAACAGAAACGAAACCTCTTGAAGAAACTACAAGAACCTGCCGCAAAATTGCTATACAAATATCGCGAAGAACCAGACTTTCCCTTAGATTACTCAAACCCTGATTATCAAACTGTTTACTTGCTACGTTACTTTTTCCAATATTCACTAATTGTGCCTTCTATTCTCTATTACCATCTCGAGGACTTCTGTCACTTTGAGGATGAATTACTAACTGCTTCTTTTTTTGGGTGTGGGCCCGGATCAGAAATCTATGGATTCATGCACTATCTAAATAAAACCTATCCTGATATTGTTAGAATTTCAGCAGCTATGTTGGACAGGACATCTACTGCTTGGGAGCAGTACCTTTGTTCTCGTACCCGGGTCAATTTCACTGGCTGGAGGTATAGTAGACAGATTATCTTCGATCACTTCTTAAGCAATGTCCAGAATCCCAGTTTGTATGCGATTGCCGACTTTAAGTCGGATCTTGATGGAGATATTAGAGACCTTTTACGTCCTGCTTCCAGCAGATGGGTGAGAGAGTCAGATTTAATATGCTTTCAATTTTGCTTAAATGAAGTGCCTGAATCAAAGGATCAACAACTTATGAATAGCCTGAAACATATAGTCAACATTATGAAGCGTGGAGCATTGCTGTTGATAATTGAGCCCCCATATAAACGAGTTAGAAACTTACTCGAAAATTTCCGATCTGAATTAGTAAGAGAATTTAGGCATAATATAGAAGTCCGTTCCAAACCTGATAAGGACAATCCATATATTGAAATGGATCTAAAGGATCTAAACTTCAACTATGTTCCCTCAGAACTACATGATTATTTATTTTCACGCGAGCGTAAAACCTCACTTGCAACAAGTGTAAAATATTGCTGGCTCGGTGTATCTAAAAAATAGTTAATCCCTACATTGATCCCAATTATATGACAGACGATCAGAAAATCAGAACAAACTATTAGACAATTGAAACAGGAAATCCATTTCGGTTTTTCTGTCTCTTTTTTCTTGCAACCCAACCCATTTTATGCTATCCTACTCTCTAAGGAGATAGCGATATGCACCAGTCCACAGATACCCATCGCACAGCGAAAGATTTGTCGCCAGAAGAATTGGCCGAATACCGTCAGCGGCTTGATCAGCACTTTCAAAATCGGAAAGTGGATGAAGTGTTGCTGCAGCGCGCGTGGCAGACTGCACATCGAGTTGCCACTATGCTCTACGAAGATTTTGGTGCAACACAAGTCGCTGTATTCGGGTCGCTTGCCGGACAGAAATGGTTCTCAAAAGGATCAGATATTGATATTGCCGTCTGGGGACTTCCTGGTGACACATATCTTGAGGCGTTGTGGGAAACCAGAAATTTCAGTCCAGAGTTCAAAATCGATCTCATCAACTTTCACAGCGCGAAAGGACAATTTCGCGAGCGGATTCAAAGCCAAGCTATTTCAGTTCAACAGGGAGAAACAGACTGCAGTAGATTGATCTCTGAATGCCAGAAAATTCGTAGAGAAAGGGAAGAAATTTACGGCAAAATGAACAATCAAGAACTCATCAATCGAATCGCTGATGAGCGGAAAAAAATAGCGAGAACTGTTGAAAAAATCAAGACGCGCCTCGAAAAAATGGAAGCCGCATCTGCTGAAGATCAGGAAGACCTTAAAGACCTGATTGCCATGCGCCTCCCTGTCTTCTATATGGGATTAGAGAACATTTTCAAACGGATTGCTAAAGAAATTGACATGGATGAACCTCAAGGAAAAAATTGGCATACAGACTTATTACAACAAATGTCAACGTCGCGCTCATTGCGTCCGTCTGTGATTTCGGAAAAAACAGCTACCGCTTTAACTCACATTTTAAAGTTTCGCCACCGTTTTAGAAACATATACGTATTTGAATTGGAACTCGAAAAAATCGTTGAAAACGCACAAGAGGTCTGCGATATATTTGACGGTCTATCTACAGAACTCGACGTGTTCATAGTATGGTTAGAAAACCCGGATGAGTAGTTCATGGAACAACGATATGCCTCAGTCTACAGATACCCATCGCACAGCGAAAAATTTATCGCCAGAAGAATTAGCGAAATATCGGCAGCGGTTCGATCAACACCTTCAAAACCGAAAGGTAGATGATGCGTTGCTTCAACGCGCTTGGCAAACCGCACACAGGATTGCGGAGATGCTCTATAAAGATTTTGGTGCAACACAGGTTGCTGTCTTCGGGTCGCTTGCCGAAGCAGATGCATTCTCAAAATGGTCGGACATTGACATCGCTGTTTGGGGCATCCCGAATGATAAGTATTTTCGGGCAGCATCAGTAACATCCGACATCAGCGGCTTATTCAAAGTGGATCTGGTTGATTTTGACAGTTGTAAAGGACTATTTCGCGAGAGAATTCAGAGTCAACTGACACCAATCAAAAAAGGCGTAACCTACAAAGTGGATAGGTCAGCACTGATACAACGTATCTCCGATGAATGCATTGAAATAGAAGGTACCATCGAAAAAATAACAGAACGATTAGAGAAGATCAAAACGGCACCAATTATCTACAAAGAAGAAATAGAAACAGCAATTGCCAAAAATATCGTAGACTGTTATAGAGGAATAGAAACCATTTTTAAACAGATTGCTATGGATATTGACCTACGCATGCCGGACGGAAGTAGATGGCATAAGGAACTGCTAATACAGATGACAGAACCCTACGCGGAACGGCAACCTGTGATTTCCCAAGAAACGTTCGAGATTTTGGAGGAATTTTTAGAATTTCGCCATGTTTTTAATAATATCTATGAGAAAAAATTGACTTACAGTAAAACGGAGAAAAACGCCAAGCAAATCGGTGAGTTGTTTGACATCCTCTCCAAAGAACTTGATACGTTTATTGCTTACTTAGAAAAACAAGAAAATGACTGAACAGACCCTCCTCCAACAGATTACAGACTTCTGCCGCTTGCTCCGACAGATGGGTATCAATGTGAGCACTACTAATCAGCTCAGTTGGTGTGAGAGCATTCATCTCATCGACATCGGTGAGCGGGAGGCGTTTTACCATACGGCGCGGACGAACCTTATCGCTAATGAAACAGATCGTGAGACATTTGATACTGCTTTCAATCTGTTTTGGCGATACCCGCGCCCCGAATTCCAAGCTGTTGAGACAGAGGAGGAGGCATCTGAACCATCCAGTCTCCAAGAGCTCTCCGATGCTACCGACGAGCAAGAGGTCATAGAACAGTGGTTGGATGCTGAGATAGAAGACGATGCGGAAGAAGGAGAGGAAGACGATCCGCTCGCCTATAGTATAGAAGAGGTACTGACCCGGAAAGATTTTAGCGAGTTCACAACGGAGGATATGGAGAAAGCACGGGAAATCGTGGCGAAATTAGCGGCGGTGTTGGCGACAAAACTCAGTCGTAGAAAAGTCGTTGGCAAAAAGGGTAAAACGATCGATTTCCGACGAAGTTGGCGAAAAAGTCTGGTACACGGTGGCGAACCGCTTGCGTTAATTCGGAAACAGCAGAAGATTAAGAAAACCAAGATTTTGCTCCTCTGTGATGTCAGTGGTTCTATGGATTGTTATGCGAAGTTCCTCATCCAATTCATCTACGGCATGCAACAGGAGTTAAGAGAGGTAGAAGTTGCTGTTTTCAGCACACACTTGACAGATATTACAGGACTTCTCCGACGGAAGGGGTTAGCGGAGGGATTGAACGAAGTGGCGAATGTTGTGCCGGACTGGTCGGGTGGAACAAAAATAGGCGAAAGTCTATTAGAATTCTGTCGGCAGTTCGCGCCTTCTCTATCGGCATATCGTTCGGTCGTCATTCTCATCAGCGATGGATGGGACCGGGGTGATGTAGATGTGTTGCGTCGTTCTATGGAGATGATCCACCGGCATGCCTACCGCCTTATCTGGCTCAACCCGTTGCTCGGTAGTGACGGTTATCAACCGATCTGTCGAGGCATCCGCACGGCTTTACCTTATGTGGACTATTTCCTCCCAGCGCACAATTTGGAGAGTTTGGCGCAGTTGACAAAGATATTGATTCCGATCTGGGCACGATGAATGGTGCCTACAAACTAAAAAACTAAGATAAGGAACCCTAACTATGCAAGTTCAAGCAGCTGTGATGCTCCAGCCGGGGCAGATAGAAATCCGTGAATTTGAGAAACCGTCTCCTGCAGATGACGCACTCCTCTTACAGGTCGATCGCGTCGGCATTTGTGGGACTGATAAGCACGTGTATCTCGGGCACGTTGACCTGCCATTCCCTATCATCCCAGGACATGAAGTTGTTGGTACGGTTGCTGAGATCGGCAAAGATGCGAATCAGGTAATGAATGTGATGGGCGGTCCTATCAAAGCTGGCGACCGTGTAACTGTGGTGCCTGGCTCAAAAAACTGTGGTAGATGCTACTACTGTTTGCATGTGCCGGGTCGTGCGACCTTGTGTTCCAACAGAAGGATATACGGCTTTGGCAATAGCGAGACACCGCCCTATCTAAATGGTGACTTCGCTGAGTATACGTATATCCACGGTAATTCTTGGGTGTACAAAATGCCAGAGGGTATCCCGGAAGAGATTAGCGTCTTGACAGAGCCTGTGGCAGTAGCAACGCGTGTTGTTGGACGCGCGTATGCCCCCGGTCTGCCGCAAGTGGGAGATGGATACAGTATTGGGAGTCGGGTAGCCGTTCTCGGATGTGGACCGATTGGTCTCCTCGTCGTTGCTGTGTTGCGGGATAGCGGTGCTGGAACTATTATTGCCACCGACCTTGTTGACAGTCGGTTAGAGATGGCGAAGCAGATGGGTGCGGATGTAACTATCAATGTCGGAGAGACAACAGCTGAAGAGCGGGTCGAGCAGATTCAGGACCTCACGGACGGTGTCGGTGTAGACATCGTGATTGAGTGTGCAGGATTGCCATCAGTTTTCTCCGAGGCATTGGATGTAGTGAGACGAGGCGGGAAGGTTATCGAAGTCGGACATTACACAGATTCCGGGGATACCCAAATCCGACCTTATCAGATTTGTAACAAAGATCTGGACGTTTGCGGGGTATGGGCATATCCACAAATCCAGTTTCAAACGGCGTTGGATTTCCTCCAGATAACACGTGTCCCGTTGCATAAATTGATAACACATCAACTGCCGTTGCATCAATTAGAAAAAGGCATCGATATGCTTGGACAAGAAGGGGTTTACAAGATTGTTGTTGAACCGCAGTTGTAGCGACGAAAGAAATTTGTGAGTGCGGTTTCTAAATGCTTAAAGTTACCAATCAAGACCATAAATGGGACGAAAAAATGAAAGACCACAGAAGTGTGTTCATCGTAATTTGTTGCTGTGTGCTGTTAAGCTCCTTAATGGGGGTTAAAGCCGGAGCTGCGGATAGTGAATCGCCAGACGCAGTGCCTCTCTATAAAACCATAGAAGGGGCGAAAACCTACATCGTGCAGCACCAAAACTCAGATGGCGGTTGGCCCCTGGTCCCCGGTGCGGATAGCAATGTAGAGAGTACTGCTTTCGCTATTTGGGCATTAATCGATGCGGGTTGGGGCACCGGATCGCAGGTAATCCGAACAGGCGTTCAGTATCTCAGAAATAAGCAGTGGGATAACGGAAGCTGGAACAACAACACCGCGCATACCACTTTTGCGCTTGTCGCCTTAGCGACAGCAGAGACCGATCCAGAAGTGCGTTTTAAAGGGCTTCGCTGGTTAAAAAAAGCGCAAAACGCCAGCGGCGGATGGGGCAAAAAAGAGCGGAGTCCCGACAATATTCTTTATACGGCTGCTGTGTTGGCAGGATTCAGACGGCTCGGCTTTGAACGGAATTTTGAACCCATCTCCAAAGGTGCGGAGTGGCTTGAAAAGGGCATTAATTTTGACGGTGGCTGGGCATTGGAACGCGGGAGCCGGTCCGACGTTTTTGTGACATCCTGGGTAATACAAGGGTTAGAGCCTGTTTATGACATCGATCTCCAGATGGCATGGTTGAAGCAGTTTCAGAATGATGATGGCGGATTCGGTAGATATAAGACGAGTCCGAGTGATCCTGAAATCACGGCTATCGCTATTATGGCACTCGCCGCTGGGAATGACCCGCTCAATACGCGTCGGGTGGCTATCAATTATCTGACAACTGTACGGCAAGCGGACGGCAGCTTCCTTAGCAATACGCCGATTGAATTGACGAAACCGACTTCCAATTTACAGTCCACCTGTTTTGTCCTCATCGCTATCCATGCCAAAACGGCAGATGAATTGAATGTCCAATGATGTGATGAGCACAGTGCTAAAGCCGTGCCTCTATCTCCGCTCATCAGCGATGGTAGAACCCGGCATGATGTAGTGTATACCTTTGGTTAGTTGGGCGACTTGACGCTGAAAGTTGTCTCCAAGGGTGTTACTACTCATAGAGGTAATACCACCAATAACGTAGACACGGGCAAGTGCCCCTCGGCATACTGAAATTGCTCTCCCCGCGGTATATCCTTTTTCTGGACGCTTGCTCGTTGATTCATCTGTGACGATGATAAGGACAAGGTCGCGTCCCTGTTCTGTCCGGAGTTTTGGCACCCCTTCAATGATTGCATCTAACAGATGCTCATCACCGATTTTGGGCAGGCGAAACAGTGATTTCACCTGTTCTGGCTCCAACGGCGGTTTGGTTACGACGACAGTGCTTTCGCCGCCCCCGACAGCTGCCCAAAATCGGATAATCCCAAATTGATAGTCCAGTCCGGCTGCTTTGAACACCGAAACCATCAGATCCAAGCCATCACACGCTGGATCTGTTTTGGTTTCCATGCTCAAACTATAGTCGAAAACGAACACTATATCTACTTTATCGGGTCTACTTTCAACGAGGTTCTCAGCAATGCGCTTAAATAAGCCGTCAATTCGGAGGAGTGCCTTGTCGGCAATCGTCTCACCACTCCGAATGCGTTGACCATCCATCCGCTGCTGGTTTGAATCAATTGGGTACCATACACCGCCGGTTTGATCCGTAAGTTCTGCTTGAACTTTCTCGCTAATGCCGATGAAATTGAGCTGCGCGTTGTTTTGTCGGCAACGGTCAACAATCTGTTTACTAATTTTGCTTTTGGCTTTTGCTTCTGTCCATGAAGTCCGCATCCGTGAGTTGGTAACCACAACAAACTGCGTCGTTACACCCTCACGGAATTCCAACTCATTCAAACCTTTCATGATCGCATCAAGTCCATACCCAGATTTAGAAACGTCCGTCTCAACCCGCGCCTCTCGCAGAGCGTTTTCAATACCGATGTAGTCAAATGTCCATTGATGAAATATGTACTTCGGTTCCCCTTGCCCTGATTTAAAATTCACGAGAGCAAATCTGTAGTCCATCGTTTTTGCTTCTATAACGGTGATCATATCGACGAGTTTCTTCTCAAGGATAGCAACGGGTGCGAACATCTGCTGGCTAACGTCAACGATGAACACGACATCAACCTTCGGATTTTGTGTGTGTTGGGTTGCGCGTTCTGCAATGTCTTTAAGGCTTGCGCCTATATCTGCCTT containing:
- a CDS encoding tetratricopeptide repeat protein — translated: MLKSNRIPETQAILDIAKKSQQNKEPWLTHFLKGCAYLEAGKIELTQEQFDLAHQEASRVGRRNVDSLLIAKALVAYKSGNVPEALKFLEEARRLNPNRASTSERIRKWQQSEA
- a CDS encoding alpha-ketoglutarate-dependent dioxygenase AlkB translates to MINRLFPENPNEVEEISIQDGKLRLYPHLFCPEESERFLPQLKDNVNWRQEEIKLYGRSIPLPRLTAWFGDEGKTYMYSGITVEPEPWTPTLLEIKSRIEEVSHVTFNSVLLNYYRNERDSVSWHSDDEPELGKNPIIGSVSFGDVRTFQLKHKTDKSLTISRDLPDGSYFEMAGSTQHHWLHQIPKRTRKIGPRINLTFRIIQRT
- a CDS encoding VWA domain-containing protein; protein product: MTEQTLLQQITDFCRLLRQMGINVSTTNQLSWCESIHLIDIGEREAFYHTARTNLIANETDRETFDTAFNLFWRYPRPEFQAVETEEEASEPSSLQELSDATDEQEVIEQWLDAEIEDDAEEGEEDDPLAYSIEEVLTRKDFSEFTTEDMEKAREIVAKLAAVLATKLSRRKVVGKKGKTIDFRRSWRKSLVHGGEPLALIRKQQKIKKTKILLLCDVSGSMDCYAKFLIQFIYGMQQELREVEVAVFSTHLTDITGLLRRKGLAEGLNEVANVVPDWSGGTKIGESLLEFCRQFAPSLSAYRSVVILISDGWDRGDVDVLRRSMEMIHRHAYRLIWLNPLLGSDGYQPICRGIRTALPYVDYFLPAHNLESLAQLTKILIPIWAR
- a CDS encoding zinc-binding dehydrogenase is translated as MQVQAAVMLQPGQIEIREFEKPSPADDALLLQVDRVGICGTDKHVYLGHVDLPFPIIPGHEVVGTVAEIGKDANQVMNVMGGPIKAGDRVTVVPGSKNCGRCYYCLHVPGRATLCSNRRIYGFGNSETPPYLNGDFAEYTYIHGNSWVYKMPEGIPEEISVLTEPVAVATRVVGRAYAPGLPQVGDGYSIGSRVAVLGCGPIGLLVVAVLRDSGAGTIIATDLVDSRLEMAKQMGADVTINVGETTAEERVEQIQDLTDGVGVDIVIECAGLPSVFSEALDVVRRGGKVIEVGHYTDSGDTQIRPYQICNKDLDVCGVWAYPQIQFQTALDFLQITRVPLHKLITHQLPLHQLEKGIDMLGQEGVYKIVVEPQL
- a CDS encoding terpene cyclase/mutase family protein, producing MKDHRSVFIVICCCVLLSSLMGVKAGAADSESPDAVPLYKTIEGAKTYIVQHQNSDGGWPLVPGADSNVESTAFAIWALIDAGWGTGSQVIRTGVQYLRNKQWDNGSWNNNTAHTTFALVALATAETDPEVRFKGLRWLKKAQNASGGWGKKERSPDNILYTAAVLAGFRRLGFERNFEPISKGAEWLEKGINFDGGWALERGSRSDVFVTSWVIQGLEPVYDIDLQMAWLKQFQNDDGGFGRYKTSPSDPEITAIAIMALAAGNDPLNTRRVAINYLTTVRQADGSFLSNTPIELTKPTSNLQSTCFVLIAIHAKTADELNVQ